The following proteins are co-located in the Sphingomonas donggukensis genome:
- a CDS encoding LLM class flavin-dependent oxidoreductase, producing the protein MIPYSFLDLVPVLDGGTVSQALADAATLAAHAEALGFTRYWVAEHHGMPGIASAATSVVIGHLAAATSRMRVGAGGIMLPNHAPMVIAEQFGTLDALYPGRIDLGLGRAPGSDQRVARALRRTLETSADAFPQDVLELQSLFADDGQTGIHATPGGGADVALWILGSSTYGAQLAAMLGLPYAFASHFAPAALDAAAMIYKRDFRPSNVLEKPHFMPAFNVIAADTDAEAEVLATSQQQAFVAIRTTGTGIKLPPPLPGYRETLPPQAAAMLDQVLECTAIGSPETVARGIAAFIARTGADEIILTSSIYDQSARQRSLTIAAEVMRAL; encoded by the coding sequence ATGATCCCCTATTCCTTCCTCGATCTCGTCCCCGTCCTCGACGGCGGCACCGTGTCCCAGGCGCTCGCCGATGCCGCGACGCTCGCCGCGCATGCCGAGGCGTTGGGCTTCACCCGCTACTGGGTCGCCGAGCATCACGGCATGCCCGGCATCGCCAGCGCTGCCACGTCGGTCGTCATCGGGCACCTCGCCGCCGCGACCAGCCGGATGCGCGTCGGTGCGGGCGGCATCATGCTGCCCAACCATGCGCCGATGGTCATTGCCGAGCAGTTCGGGACACTCGACGCGCTGTATCCTGGGCGCATCGACCTGGGGCTGGGCCGCGCGCCGGGATCGGACCAGCGCGTCGCCCGCGCGCTGCGCCGGACGCTCGAAACCAGCGCCGATGCCTTCCCGCAGGACGTGCTGGAATTGCAGAGCCTGTTCGCCGACGACGGCCAGACCGGCATCCACGCGACGCCGGGCGGGGGCGCCGATGTCGCGCTGTGGATCCTGGGGTCGAGCACCTACGGTGCGCAGCTCGCGGCGATGCTCGGGCTACCGTACGCCTTCGCCTCGCATTTCGCGCCCGCCGCGCTCGATGCCGCGGCGATGATCTACAAGCGCGATTTCAGGCCCTCGAACGTGCTCGAAAAGCCGCATTTCATGCCTGCGTTCAACGTGATCGCCGCCGACACCGACGCGGAGGCCGAGGTGCTCGCGACGTCGCAGCAGCAGGCATTCGTCGCGATCCGCACGACCGGCACAGGCATCAAGCTGCCGCCGCCGCTGCCCGGCTACCGAGAGACGCTGCCCCCGCAGGCTGCGGCGATGCTCGACCAGGTGCTCGAATGCACCGCGATCGGATCGCCGGAGACGGTAGCGCGCGGCATCGCTGCGTTCATCGCGCGCACCGGCGCAGACGAGATCATTCTGACGAGTTCGATCTACGACCAGTCCGCCCGCCAGCGCAGCCTGACCATCGCGGCGGAGGTGATGCGGGCGCTCTAG
- a CDS encoding class I SAM-dependent methyltransferase, which produces MIRRAGLFAVAIATTLAACSGAPVKLTNTQDEPEFPAADRPVARIVSSRWSTEEARDRLNEAEEVMNRARIAPGMTIADIGAGEGYYTIRMAARVGAKGRVLAEDIVPEVRDALASRVARERLQNVSVRLGEPDDPKLPGNSFDRVMMVHMYHEIAEPYAFLWHLRPSVKAGGVVVVVDADRTTQNHGTPPALLECEFAAVGYERIDQQDMPSAGGYIALFRPVGARPAPEKIIPCRAASSVGT; this is translated from the coding sequence TTGATCCGTCGCGCCGGCCTGTTTGCTGTCGCTATCGCCACGACGCTCGCGGCGTGCAGCGGCGCGCCGGTGAAGCTGACCAACACGCAGGACGAGCCCGAATTCCCCGCCGCCGACCGCCCGGTCGCGCGGATCGTATCGTCGCGCTGGTCGACCGAGGAAGCCCGCGACCGGCTGAACGAGGCCGAGGAAGTGATGAACCGCGCGCGCATCGCGCCGGGCATGACGATCGCCGATATCGGTGCGGGCGAGGGCTATTATACCATCCGCATGGCCGCGCGCGTCGGCGCGAAGGGCCGGGTGCTGGCCGAGGATATCGTGCCCGAGGTCCGCGACGCGCTCGCCAGCCGCGTCGCGCGCGAGCGGTTGCAGAACGTGAGCGTGCGGCTGGGCGAGCCCGACGATCCGAAGCTGCCCGGCAACAGTTTCGACCGGGTGATGATGGTCCACATGTACCACGAGATCGCCGAGCCCTATGCGTTCCTGTGGCACCTGCGCCCGTCGGTGAAGGCGGGCGGCGTGGTCGTGGTGGTCGACGCCGACCGCACGACGCAGAACCACGGCACCCCGCCAGCGCTGCTCGAATGCGAATTCGCCGCGGTCGGGTACGAGCGGATCGACCAGCAGGATATGCCGTCGGCGGGCGGCTACATCGCGCTCTTTCGCCCGGTCGGCGCGCGGCCCGCACCCGAGAAGATCATCCCCTGCCGCGCGGCATCGAGCGTCGGGACTTGA